Below is a window of Pseudomonas sp. B21-040 DNA.
ATAAAACGGTTGTTCTGCTGGATCGGGATGACGCCGAACAGCAGCAGGCCAGTGGCGGTTGCTTCGCTATGGCCGAGGACCGTGTATTGGCTGCTTTCATAGTGCTGGGTATTCATCGGGGTGCCGGTGCAACCCGCCAGAACCAGGCCAAACAGAGCGACGGCAACAACTTTGCTGAGGTACTTCACTGAAAAACTCCATAAGAATGTGCCCGGGATCCGTCTCTCGGGCGGCGCACACTCTAACGGAGTTGATGGCTAATTGGTATCACCATGAGACACTTGATTTAGCGGCCTCGCGTGTTCATTTGGCCGGTTTTCGCCGAGCGGCCATCCGCGAAAGATTGAGCGCCACGGCGGCGCCAACCAGTGCCTGCAATGCCGTTTCATCCAGCTGTTCACCCTCATGCACATCAATGGCTCGTCGGGTATTGCCTTCAAGACTGGAGTTGAAAAGACCCGAAGGGTCCTCCAGCGAAGCGCCTTGGGCGAAGGTCATTTTGACGACGCTTTTGTAGGTCTCGCCGGTGCAGATGATGCCGGCGTGAGACCACACCGGCACACCGCGCCACTTCCACTCCTCCACCACCTCGGGGTCGGCCTGGCGAATAAGCGCCCGGATTCTGGCGAGTGTTTCGCCCCGCCAATCATTCAGTTCCTTGATTCTCGCGTCTATCAGCTCAGAGGCCGCCACTTGCCCTTCGCCATCCTTTTCAGCGCTCGCTTCCTTCTTCATGATGGTCGTCACCTTCTTCATGATGGTTTTTACCCGCCTCATGATAGTTGCCGGGCGTTTCCCCTGCTCCCGGCTTGATGCCAAAATGCGACGCTCAGGTCACCCGTCCAGCCCTTGTCGCGTAATGCAGTGCAACGAGAATTGATATGAACACCCATTTTCAGCCAAGTGATGCTCCGAAATCCCACGTCTCCCAGCCGTCGGCGGTGACAGCATGATTGAGGTAACCGAGGTTTCCATTGCGCAACTGCGCACTGCGCTCGAATCCGGCCAGACCACCGCGGTTGAGTTGGTCAATGCTTATCTCGCCCGGATCGATGCCTACGACGGTGCGGACACACCCACCGCCCTCAACGCGGTCGTGGTGCGTAACCCCGACGCACTCAAGGAAGCGCAGGCATCCGATGCCCGCCGGGCCAAAGGCGAAACGCTGGGGCCGCTCGATGGCATCCCCTACACGGCCAAGGACAGTTATCTGGTCAAGGGCCTGACCGCCGCGTCCGGCAGCCCGGCCTTCGCCAACCTGATCGCTTATCGCGATGCGTTTACCATCGAGCGGCTGCGCGGCGCCGGCGCCATTTGCCTGGGCAAGACCAACATGCCGCCCATGGCCAATGGCGGCATGCAACGCGGGGTCTATGGCCGCGCCGAAAGCCCGTACAACGCTGACTACCTCACCGCGCCGTTCGCCTCGGGTTCGTCGAACGGTGCCGGCACGGCCACCGCTGCCAGTTTTGCGGCGTT
It encodes the following:
- a CDS encoding DUF1801 domain-containing protein → MKKEASAEKDGEGQVAASELIDARIKELNDWRGETLARIRALIRQADPEVVEEWKWRGVPVWSHAGIICTGETYKSVVKMTFAQGASLEDPSGLFNSSLEGNTRRAIDVHEGEQLDETALQALVGAAVALNLSRMAARRKPAK